From Pseudoalteromonas rubra, one genomic window encodes:
- a CDS encoding FAD-dependent monooxygenase — MQKKRIAIIGAGVAGMALALLVSKQGHEVKVYERAAAHRVMGAGVTLWPNAMFVLEQMGLASDIIRAGGTPEFVCQYDRSGNRQSALDIDELNRLSGHATVTILRRDLIQILGDALSAQGISIAFATTVTEQDIDKLRQTYDLVVGADGRMHSVVRQALFTSPVSPCYQGFINVIGISQLQPGILPNSIGDFRYSGERFGIVPVKPDMYYWAGAWRTPLDKSCSQRDWLCELKQRFGGWAEAVQSVLRHAEPGSVRAIFVHDLEPLPYWHKDNVVVIGDAAHAALPTSGQGACQALEDAWLLSCLMSQQHDFSVVLGRFYQLRIEKVTMAQVAGRQLAQQLFCGYREASTAPSGVSLAQLSQLWMQGLT; from the coding sequence ATGCAGAAAAAACGAATTGCGATTATAGGGGCTGGCGTTGCTGGTATGGCACTGGCTCTGCTGGTAAGCAAACAAGGACATGAAGTGAAGGTGTACGAGCGTGCAGCCGCGCACAGGGTGATGGGAGCTGGCGTTACGTTGTGGCCCAACGCGATGTTTGTGTTAGAGCAAATGGGGTTAGCATCGGACATCATTCGAGCCGGTGGGACACCCGAGTTTGTGTGTCAGTATGACCGCAGTGGAAACCGGCAAAGTGCGCTGGATATTGATGAGCTAAATCGACTTAGTGGTCACGCGACTGTGACCATATTGCGCCGTGATTTGATACAGATACTGGGTGACGCCCTAAGCGCGCAGGGGATATCTATTGCATTTGCAACCACAGTGACTGAGCAGGATATAGATAAGCTCAGACAGACATATGATTTAGTCGTTGGTGCTGATGGGAGGATGCACTCGGTGGTGCGTCAGGCGCTATTTACATCGCCAGTGTCACCGTGCTATCAGGGGTTTATCAATGTGATAGGGATCAGTCAGCTTCAGCCTGGCATCTTACCAAACAGTATTGGCGACTTCCGTTATTCTGGTGAACGTTTCGGCATCGTGCCTGTAAAGCCGGATATGTATTACTGGGCAGGGGCGTGGCGCACACCGCTCGATAAAAGTTGCAGTCAGCGCGATTGGCTGTGCGAGTTAAAACAGCGATTTGGCGGATGGGCTGAAGCGGTTCAATCTGTTTTGAGGCACGCTGAACCGGGCTCTGTCAGGGCTATTTTTGTGCATGATTTAGAGCCACTTCCATACTGGCATAAAGACAATGTCGTTGTAATCGGTGATGCCGCGCACGCTGCATTACCGACTTCAGGGCAAGGTGCGTGTCAGGCACTGGAAGATGCCTGGCTGTTGAGCTGCCTGATGTCACAGCAGCACGATTTCAGCGTGGTGCTCGGCAGGTTTTATCAGCTGAGGATAGAAAAAGTGACTATGGCCCAGGTTGCTGGGCGGCAATTGGCGCAGCAGCTGTTTTGCGGGTATCGTGAGGCATCGACCGCGCCGTCAGGTGTATCCCTGGCTCAGCTAAGTCAGCTATGGATGCAGGGGCTGACTTAG
- a CDS encoding Calx-beta domain-containing protein, producing MLKTSLSLIALVASSVSYANTCSGQLYGINAGRGDVGILFGLNEQDNSAYAQTLAEFSASALAYDPASKRMYYVSAPRPFEYQVDVSHLNLSAEQLTHLPIEGKRFKYLRLAYYDFATDTHTLVGRTSQVLSMVYDPERDVLLGTDFKKLYEINKNTGEATELGVLGSLKGKFRGDLVIQNGNWYLITSRSVYQIDKTTFEATKLANHSLTAATGAALNQAGEVVVSRTLINDYGHVNRSKLYKLNPQSGNTCLLATVPVRLNDLAVNTDQAVACYTTPSCETDPEPTFTVEAVTDTVSEGGQLEYQVTLSNAYYQDVTFDVSVLDDTTSADDYTSPSASITIAAGETSATISIATLDDDSHEESEALTLVVEGVTHTSGSETVAGTIEDNDPACIPDNYTRIHYQFVSESAGYNNDWGVRVNGSYVKLLDEYGGSGSYDVIEGASYDYVLSINGNPNQLTTNYRVYGDKQYWEDQNDRDYNDFILKVWTSSIQKGCD from the coding sequence ATGCTAAAAACATCACTTTCTTTGATTGCCCTGGTGGCGTCTTCTGTTTCTTACGCGAATACTTGTAGTGGCCAGCTATATGGCATTAATGCGGGTCGTGGCGATGTGGGGATTTTATTTGGTCTGAACGAACAAGATAACAGTGCTTACGCACAAACACTGGCGGAATTCAGTGCCTCAGCACTGGCTTATGACCCGGCCAGCAAACGCATGTATTATGTGTCAGCGCCCAGACCGTTTGAATATCAGGTTGACGTGAGTCACCTTAACCTCAGTGCAGAGCAGTTAACGCACCTTCCGATAGAAGGCAAGCGCTTTAAATATCTGCGCCTGGCATACTATGATTTTGCTACCGATACGCACACGCTGGTGGGCAGAACCTCTCAGGTGCTGAGTATGGTGTATGATCCCGAGCGCGATGTACTGCTGGGCACTGATTTTAAAAAGCTCTATGAAATAAATAAAAACACGGGTGAAGCGACAGAGCTGGGTGTACTGGGCTCGCTCAAAGGCAAGTTTCGTGGCGACTTAGTGATCCAAAATGGTAACTGGTATCTGATCACCAGTCGCAGTGTTTATCAGATAGATAAAACCACCTTCGAGGCCACTAAACTGGCGAACCATAGCCTGACCGCTGCCACAGGGGCTGCGTTAAATCAGGCCGGTGAAGTGGTTGTCAGCCGTACCCTGATCAACGACTATGGGCATGTGAATCGCTCCAAGCTATACAAACTCAATCCTCAGTCGGGTAATACCTGTTTACTGGCTACGGTGCCAGTGCGGCTCAACGATTTGGCGGTGAATACCGATCAGGCTGTGGCCTGTTACACCACACCGAGTTGTGAAACAGATCCTGAACCGACCTTCACGGTAGAAGCTGTCACTGATACGGTATCGGAAGGGGGGCAGCTCGAATATCAAGTGACTTTAAGTAATGCCTATTATCAGGATGTGACGTTCGACGTCAGTGTGCTGGATGACACCACCTCTGCCGATGATTACACCTCGCCATCTGCCAGCATCACAATTGCTGCGGGCGAAACCAGTGCGACCATTAGCATTGCTACCCTGGACGATGACAGCCATGAAGAAAGCGAGGCGCTGACCTTAGTGGTTGAGGGCGTAACACACACCAGTGGTTCCGAGACTGTTGCGGGCACCATAGAAGACAACGACCCCGCCTGTATCCCGGATAATTACACCCGCATTCATTACCAGTTTGTCAGCGAAAGCGCAGGCTACAACAATGACTGGGGTGTCCGGGTTAATGGTAGCTATGTGAAACTGCTGGACGAATACGGTGGCTCAGGCAGTTATGATGTCATTGAAGGGGCCAGTTATGACTATGTGCTATCCATTAATGGTAACCCTAACCAGCTGACCACCAATTATCGTGTTTATGGTGACAAACAGTATTGGGAAGACCAAAACGACCGCGATTATAACGACTTTATATTGAAGGTCTGGACATCCAGTATTCAAAAAGGCTGTGACTGA